The stretch of DNA ATATAGTTgtttattaagaaccaaaagaaggaataaataaataatgcatATTCCAAATTTCTCCATTGAGATTTGTTACCTAGCTACAATGTCCACGTTCTATTGGACCATGTTATATATATGTGAAGATCTTAAGTTATCTTCATTAGAAATCGACCAAATTGAGAAGATTAACGGGCAAGTATCAATTACATAGTATATCTAACTTTAAAGTGAAGAAAATTCTATGTTCCATTGTTGAAAAATGGTTTATACAAGTGAAAAGGATAGGAGTAAAGTTGGAAAAACTTCATCACTAATTCTTAAAGCACTTTCAAGTGGGTTCCACAATTTAAACTTATATGAAACTACTTGTTATTCCTATTATGGAAATCATATAGATgtgaatattattaaataatgatTCAGTGATAAAATGTAATAATCTGAAGAGAATATATTTTcaatgtaaaatagttttacactaACATCccatgaatattttatattttgaaattgttctATATATGAAACGAAAAATAGTGATTTCTTATTAGACGATGGTTAGTGCATGCACATTACACTCAAATCTGAATGAGTATCTTAATCTTCCCTCAACTCTAGGTATGATATCTCTATCACATATATTCATGAAAAACGAGTGGTAAGAATTTTCccagagaaaaagaaaaaagaccaTGCTTGTGTGTGTGATGTCTTTGCTTTCAGAGAAGTAAAAAGTAAAAGAGAAATTGAAGAAACATGTGGGAGGGATTTCCAAAACTAAATGGAATCCTAAGAACACCAAGATTAAAGACAAAAACTTTGAATGAAAGTCAAATCTGATGAaggttaaattattatttgaaaagagaaaaaaagatacctgtgaatttttgtttagtttattcttttattttttacatttagttttgaaaacttATGTGATTATTGTATAAAATCTTGGACTTGTGTCacaaacatattaaaatttatctaaaaaaaagataattcttatgattttgatgttgcaattttatttaaagaattagaaactaataaaaaagttttaacatttattaatgataataaaaatagaattaacTTCAAAAACTAGTGTTGTTTTAGACTTTcatgataaaaatttagtgtttCTTTAATAGATACTTATAATAAGAGAGAAGGAGTACTAAATTTGTAAATActgtataatttttaatacaaaataaatattgattctTTCATAAGTATTCTCTGtcttaaaagttatttaaaaatgaatttcattcacaaattttaatgtaatttttttttatattatcctttaataattactataaacatattcttcaaaatattattatactttaCTTTAATAATAATAGGAAAACCATCAACAATTAAGAAGAGtataaaaactttatatttggGTATTCATATGGAACTTAGAAAACATTAGCCAGAAGGTTAGTAATTGATTACTGCAAATCTGCACGTGAAAGGAAACATGACATACACTAACCTGTCACTACTATCTACTATACAACATACACCTAGCTTCTTAATTTTGTTCTTATCCAATTTTAATATTAAGGCCATACATCAAAAcgaaaataacaaataataaatggtaccatttgaatttttttatttggacttttcttGGAGAATCATGCAACTTAATTGtcataaaactaataatataataactCCATCAATATTCATACATTGACATCACAGTTAAAAAACAGTGACTTTGTTTGGACTTAAGTAACATACTagtcttttctatttttttggtTATAGAAAGATAAGGGACACTCTCTCTCTCACTGCAACTGAGAAAGTGAAGTGAATAGTGGCTGCTAAAGGGAACAACAGAATGGAGAGAAAGATTGGATGTGAGATGGTGGTGATTTTGGTGACCCTTTTGCATATTTGGTTGCTTTGTGTCACTGCATCATCATTAGAGAACAACAACTATGAGGAAAATCTCAGAAGAAACCTTCTTGCTAATGGCCTTTCTAAAACTCCTCCTATGGGGTATGAGTGCTTTTTAGCAGTAATAATGTCTTAGCAAGGAAAATcctgagaatttttttttttttttttttaccttcatATCTAATGCATCTAATGATTTATGATActaatgtttatattttttataacatttatttttctatacagGTGGAACAGTTGGAATCATTTCAACTgtcaaattaatgaaaaaatcaTCCGAGAAACTGGTATTTGGTCATTTACTATAGTTAGTTTATGTGATTTATGtatatatgataattaatttatgaatttatataaaactatCTATACATATGAGAAACTAGCTAGCATTTGATTTTTGTTACACATGTTTACTCAATTAATAATTCAAGCTGATTGTAAATTTTCTGTATGAATTTACAGCTGATGCTCTTGTTTCAACTGGTCTAGCTAAACTTGGATACACCTATGTCAACATAGGTACATGAAAACACTTAATCTTAAAGtctattatcattattattaactttttttaatttcaattttttacttTGCAAAAATCATAAGCACATGCAATTAACCTTCATCTACAATTTTTTTGGTTGTTGCAGATGATTGTTGGGCTGAAATTAATCGCGACGATAAGGTATAAATGATATGATTTTTGCGTGATTCGTTCTGCTTTCTTATTTGATTTCTGCATGTtcttgttttcaaataaattaaattttttcttccaaacattgtttttttttaggGTAATCTGGTGGCAAAGAAATCAACATTTCCTTCTGGAATCAAAGCTCTAGCAGATTATGTTCACAGCAAGGGTCTTAAGCTTGGAATTTATTCAGATGCAGGGTACATAAACACAAATTATCCCcatgcattttttttctcattactTTCTAACCAATCTTTATGTTGGTCTTTCATAGGTATTTTACTTGTAGCAAAAAGATGCCTGGTTCACTAGGTCATGAGTTCCAAGATGCCAAAACTTTTGCATCATGGGTACTAATTAAAATTGtgcttatttttttgttaatatttttcttagCATATACTTATCAATAGCTATAATATaaccaattatttttattttgcttgaaTAGGGCATTGATTACTTGAAGTATGATAATTGTTACAATGATGAATCAAAGCCTACTGTAAGGTAGTACAAAATATATTTGCAATTTTGTATATCATACTACTAGTGTTGTAGTTTCCTTGATAGAATtgtatcttataatattttatacataGTTTTGAAAACCatcgcttttttttttttatagacaaatgttAGTATATTAGTTGTTATGTTGATTATTTCTCCTTCACTAGAATTTGAAGCTCGGCCTTTTAACTCCTTCAACACTTAGCTCAAACTATGGCCTTGTTATATACAGGTATCCTGTTATGACGCAGGCTTTAATGAAGACAGGTCGACCAATCTTCTTTTCGCTATGTGAATGgtaattattctattttagcATCTTATTgttcttctaattttaaataCTCCCTTCTAAAAAAACTTTGTTTGTTTGTTAGGGGAGATATGCACCCAGCTATGTGGGGTGCTAAAGTTGGAAATAGTTGGAGAACTACTAATGACATAAATGATTCATGGGAAAGGTAAAAACCATgcactcaattttttttaactagtaGTTTTGAAAAGTGAAAAAGGATGGTGTTTAATAATGTTGAACATCCTTAGCATACTAGCTAGTAAAATAACTTGTTTTTTGCAGTATGATTTCAAGGGCTGACATGAATGAAGTTTATGCTGAGTTTGCAAGACCTGGTGGCTGGAATGGTTAGTATTTTATTAGCATAGTAACATTTTGTGAAAGATATTGGCTCATTTGAACTTATCTATCAGCATAAGCACTTGTGAGACTCTTTGGAAGAGATTATGGAAAATAGCTTAATACATGTTTCTGTAAGCTATTTTCAGttatttccataagctctccaagataatttatgaaaacaattttgttatagaaatagcttatacacaatcgcttaattaagttgtttatgaGTCAAGATATACATTATAAACATTTTAACTTAATAGATCCTGACATGCTTGAGGTTGGAAATGGAGGAATGACAAAAGATGAATACATTGTTCACTTCAGTTTGTGGGCCATTTCAAAGGTTCTATCTTGATTTATGTGAAATATCATGTAttattttgttcttcttttttcaCTTATGAAGGTTTAATTATTGCAGGCTCCCCTTCTTCTAGGCTGTGATGTTAGAAATGTGACTAAAGAGACTATGGATATAGTCTCTAATAAGGAAGTTATTGCAGTTAACCAAGGTGATGCATAATTTGCCATTTTGTGGTTTCCTAATCATTGTAGATGCTACTCATATTAACTTTTATCTCTTATTATCGCAATAGATTCACTTGGTGTACAAGCTAAAAAGGTTAGAATGGAAGGTGATCTTGAGGTAATTTTCGATATGAATACaacatataattttgttttgaacactGCTTGTAGTGAATTGGATTCTCTTCATTCACACAACCATGGATCTCGGTCGTTCAATCTTAATCAAACTACTTATATTTTGAGTTGCATTTCAAAGACAATTTGGTGAAGTCAAAATATAATACATACAATCTTAATCTAACAGCCGAGATCTCTTTATTGCATAATTGTGTGCTTTTTGATTGATTGTGCCTAATTAATTTGCACTAAGTTTATTCAAGAATTGTTCTTATTGGAATGTTTTTGTGGATAGATATGGGCAGGTCCTCTGTCAGGATACAGAGTAGTTGTTGTGTTGCTTAACAGAGGCCCTCAGCAGCATCTGGCTATAACAGCCAATTGGGATGACATTGGCATTCCTCCAAAAAGTGTTGTTCAAGCAAGAGACCTTTGGGAggtattgttttaattaattttagtgtAGTATACATTCAATTTATGTTGTTTTCTTATACTATTGGAAAAAATGGACGTAGAGAAATTAAAGGAACATAATCAAACACAAAAAAGTAACGTGGAAATTCTAAAACTGGAGAAAAAACCACGATTGTTGTCTAATGACAACTAGAGAATAGCactatatgaattttttttctaagcGTAGACTTCACTCAAAACCTTCAGTACATTGACACTCTTCAAAGCAATACCTGAATTATATCTCTCAGCACTCTAACACAAGAATATAAGAGAAAAGAAGAGAGTCAGACATATGCTTAAAGTGTTTACTTTACACAATGAGAGGCTTTTGCAAGATAATTCAATCTCAACACAGCTATGTTGCATGCTTTTGtactttttatatatgtttcatTATACTTTGTTGGACAGTGAGATTATTAATACTAGTATTAATAAGGTGTTTTTGTCTTAATTGTTATGATGCATGCAGCACAAGACATTGGAGAGATATTTTGTGGATAAGTTGAGTGCAACAGTTGATTCACATACTTGTAAAATGTATGTGCTGAAACCAGTAGCATGATGAGTTCTAGAAGACTAGAACACTGTCGGATTGTAGGTTTTGGAGGCACTGTTGTTAACTGAAATAAGCTTGTTTATTtctgaattaaataaaattccCAACTTGTATATGATTAGCTTCATTTCTATTTAATAAACATTGTTCATCTGCTTCTGTTGAGAACTTAATTACAGATTACTGTGAGAAAATTAACATTACAACTTACATATTATACATGACAATTGCGGTGAATCAgggtttgaaaatcgtttaaaatTCCAACGATGACCGATGTCATTACTTTAAGTAGAACTTCAGAATATGCGGCGTTCTTACTATTGAGACATTTAATAATCGGGGTTTGATTTATCTAAAGCAAGATAAATGAATATGAGATTAAGTTATAAGGCACTAATCTTCATTTCCTCTGTTAATTTGTTGTATTAACCCTAATTGTTGGATTCAAATGTAAATGGTTAAGTCTCACATCGACTATCAATGAGCtaaatgttggatatataaAATAGGTGATacatatattcattattttaagGTTTTGGCTGGATATGTGGTGTCAAAGTCTCTTGCGGTCTTTAAGCATTTGGTCCGTTGCTGCCTTTTTATCCTCGAACTCCCCAACATCTAGTATTATAACTTTTGGTTCGGTCACAGAAAAATGCCATTTGGAAAGGTTTGGCTAGAAAAGAGTTGGTACTTAAGTAGTCTTAAGTTCAATTGTCAagtttgatataaataaatttgatagaagaattaattttgtcttcTGTAAAATTTAAGATAGTGATGTGTTGAATAGTACATAAGCATTAGTTGACAATGGTATAATGTGTGTTGCGAGATTATGTCAATTGttagataattttttaagaaagtCAACACGTAGTTGCaccatatatttttagtttggctTTCAGCACATAGAATAAAAATTGTggatttattttcaaatgaaattttttGGAGTGGTTTAACTTCGGGTGAGATTTCTTTGAGTGGTTTAACTTCGAGTGAAAATtcttggagtattttagttttaagtAGAAATTCTTGAAATGATTTAGATTCaagtgaaattttttaaaatgatttagtTTCAagtgaaatatattatttatgttgaaaataattatttagaaCTAAACTATAGAATCTAAAGATAAATAATTCTGAATTAAAGTAGAGATCGTTAGAGTTGAATGAAATTATATATgttgaaataattttacattttttaattttgtagaaGAGAGGTCAATGTTgcaatatgattttaattattcgTTGCAAGATACAtcgatcaaaaataatttaagtttgtacataaatattttcttttgttagagttaaaaaaaattaataataataataataataataataataataataataataataataataataataataataataataataataaaaagcaAAACATGAGATTGATAGAATATAATTgtgaatcattaaaaaaataaaagagtataATTGTGAAATTGTTGACAATTTTAATCTATAATAACATACTTTAATAATTTGTAAAACTTAGCTCAACTATCAAAATGTCAAAATTGTATTTAagtgtttttcttattttatataagaaaaataaaaataaaacaatgtgCTTTAATATGTTGACACCAAAATTGGTATTTTGATCCCAATATTATGTATGTCCGCTTCAGCTTGAATTTGAAGCACAGGTGTGGCGAATAAGTGACAATGTCAAATATTCCAACCTCTTCCATGAAACTACAATGTTGTACATTAAATGTTATGAAACATGACATTGAAAGAAAAGTTTAAAACTCTTTTGTTTTAATGACAATAAAACAttacaaataaagaaaaaataactgAAATGATTACATTAAGTCTTAATACACATTAACTAATCAGTAactaacttaatttttaatttataatttttatatatttctaatATCATACAACCTTGCTGTTGAATAAACTCTATCTACTGCTTCATCAATAGGTGCACTTGTGTACACCACTAATTTAATCCATAACAAAAAATTGGACAGTGTGTGTtggacatatttttttattttatgttaagaaattttcaaaaagtaaatcTAATTTTAAGTTTGAGTTTTAATTTGAACTGAGtctttaatttaagtttttaatttcaattctgttaaatatttaattttttattttatttaaattaaatcattttttattcaattttgttataaatttattaaatattaaaaatattgacacataaataataaatatgaaatatgaaataattaaatttaatttaattatttaaaaatttatattcttatcgtctcattttaaatatttgatttgaattgtacatgatttttaagaaaataattaaatatgttgaatttaattataaaaaaaagttctaTTTACTAAAATACTCATATTAACTATAGTAAATGGAGTTATTAGATGAGTTAAGATatgataaataaagatatatattttagaaaaaaatgataaatattgtaaaatgataaataattttatataaaaaaaaagttgcaaataagatatttattttgagagGGATGGATGGAGTAATTtatttaaaccaaaatatttcatatggTACTTTAATGTAATTTCAAGTAACAAttcaatcatttatttattttttttaatttgatcacttatttaattttaagtaactagttgattttttatatcttaaaatatcaataatattatcatttttttacaaaaattcatcatcatcttcaaacaaaatccaaaaaattcattattaatttaaaaaaaattatatatttattaaattcatgattcaaatcttcaataaatttatattttatctccaACAACGTTATCTAAAATGGTAGTGGCAGATAATAGTAGCGATGATTAGAGGTAGGTGTTTGATAATAGTAGTTAATAATTGTTGGAATAATGTATCTCAAAGTGgtaatatgttaattttaaaattaaaattaaaattttaaaatctcatttttttttagtttaaaaaattaaattgttatattaattttaaaataaaataaaaaattattaaaaaattgaattttaagaGAAGAACtgtttttgaaattgaattttaatgaaGTCAACTTCAATTTACCCAAAGATactctaattttgaaattatttttgaaaaccaaaagtaaaaaactaaccatcacTTCAAATGGACCcataaaatttttaaacttaCAAAACTTTGATGATCAATTTAAACGGATCCTAAAAACTCAAGAGTTGTTGTacactttataatttattttatttataaaagttaaattaaaaaaacattaagccGAGCAGTGCATGATGACAGCAAAGACACGTATAAGAAAACGCGTCTGTTAGTTGTTTCACACACTTAAACTACACACTACGCAGACATACATACGCGCTTATATGTTCggcttttttatttcttttacaaAATGTTCTATAGTACTGCAATCACACACCAAAACTCAATATCTTAATTTTGTCGTCCTTAATGagaataaaaattgtatttaaattttcactttaacacattaaatgttgttttatttttaataaattctaaaatatctaAGAGAAAAATATGAGTTAGATCCTatacttaattattttattcatttgaaaaatatattgtaatATGATATAATGAATTGATAATATCACTAACCATGAATGTTGATTTAGTTGATAAGTAATtgatgtttattttataattttttaaattttaatttctaccGTGGATGTGAAAACATTTATGAATAATAtgcaaattgttataaatattaatgACCTTTAATAAATTGCTCGTAGTTGGTGACTTTTTCAATTAAGAGTAAGAAATACGACTAAAAGTTTTGTCGAAAAACAACCACCACTAacgattttcttaaaaataaaaaaagtaaactaACAACGTGTGTGGTTTTTTTCATTGAGAGTGAGACATTCCCAGCAccatatattaataataattttttaattataatcacaATCATCCTTCAAATTGAACAAGTATCGCCTCCAATTACGCATATCCAAAGACAAATTTTTGTATGCCACAGCAAGTAACTACCAAAAGAAAGACAGAAACAAGAATGTAGAAGATTCATTACCTTtgtaaaaaaactttaaaagatttattttattagcaTATTATATATCAGGTCGGTTAATAACACTGAAAAGAaatactataatataatattatattatgtctttataatatttattaaacatatcataaaagagaaaatttagGTAAATTATTACGGGGTATTTTAAAAGAGCATCACTAACTAACTAGCAAAACTAAGGTATGTGAagttttattaagaaaataattaaataaaataatagatattACAAATAGTTACGAATCCAAAAAGATATACTTCAAATAATTGTCATGAACAATTAAAAtatcttcatttttataatgaataaatttaattaaaataatgatacactttaagttaaatgaatatatttattttaaatgcaAACTAACTTAAAaagtgataattatttttataatgtgtGACAATACATGAATGAgtaaatcaattattaaatttgttaaggGAAATTATATACTCTCTGGCTTAATCATaagcatttaaaaatatatatatttaaagaaaaatataagattGTTGTCAAATTATTAGATacataaactttaaaaaatgtgtcttattaataatattaatttattagaactaaaaatactattaatttatttagaagatggaaatttaaaattaagcatattcaaattcaaaagatattttaaaaatatatcttttcaATAAATAGGTACATTATATtcatcaactattttttttaatattatgtggaaaaaaatttgtatttatttataaaaagggACATAGGAATAGTATTTATTTCTATTTGCTTTTTAACTCTAAggttattattacttttactTTTACTAACTTGAAGATACTTTttgctaaaaataaaattataaaaatttatatgacCATTTAAATAATGcagtaaaaaatgataaatttataaataaaatattttaagcaaagtataaaataaaataaaaattatatcaatatatttttatgtttaaatataaaagaatttagaattataaacaatttactaaaactaaataatttaatttatataaacaatcaatattaaaatcacaatcATTCTATATTTAACTTCAACAATGAATTACAAtcctttaatatttaaaatatttaactgtATGAAAACTAACTTTAGAATAATAAATGATAATGTGAGTTACAAGTTGGGTGCAGcatttaagtttttgtttttgttaattttctcACTCCATTTCCTTCTTCCAAATTCTCTCTATGTCTGGTATTTCCAACTGGCAACTCTAATCCAACCCTAAATACACGGGATCGTTCCGCTTTGACTCACCGAGTTGCTTCCTCTTTCACATCCTCTTGTTCCCATGGCATAAGGTAAAAACCCCCCTCACTTCTCTTCATTCCCACCACCTTCACCTTCATCTCATGTTAACCGTGAATCTAGCTCATCATTTTCCAtccttttattttgttgatttaggAATATATTGGGTCCAAGTTCATCATAACCCCACTTTACTTTTCTGATCTTGGTGTTGTAAAAATCAGatcttttaatcaaatttaagcTGTTTGTTGGTTATACAATTCTGGGTGTGTTTAGATTCATTGTAATTACAAAGCAAAACAAGGGTTTTGTGGGTTTGGACTTGTGTGTGATAATGAGGAACATAAATagatattttgtttatgttcCATTGTTTCTGTCTATGATGTTAGCTATAGAACTTGTTCTAGCAGCAGATTTTAAGCCTACCGATAAAATTCTGTTAAATTGTGGTGGCCCTGCTGTTAGTTCTGACCCTGATGGCCGTGAATGGACCACTGACAATGGTTCCAAGTTTGGTTCTTTAACTGGAAAATCGACCACATCACAGGCTGCAGCTCAAGACCCTGCCGTCCCTCAAGTTCCATTCATGACGGCACGGATATTTCAATCGCAGTATACCTACAGTTTTCCTGTGGCTTCTGGTTGGAAGTTTCTCCGGTTGTATTTTTATGCTGCTTCTTATTCGGGTCTAAATGTATCCGATGCCCGATTTGGTGTGACGTCGCAATCCTACAGTGTGCTCAGTAACTTCAGTGTTCTTGAGACCACTTTGGGTTTGAATTATGATTA from Cicer arietinum cultivar CDC Frontier isolate Library 1 chromosome 3, Cicar.CDCFrontier_v2.0, whole genome shotgun sequence encodes:
- the LOC101503593 gene encoding alpha-galactosidase 1; this encodes MERKIGCEMVVILVTLLHIWLLCVTASSLENNNYEENLRRNLLANGLSKTPPMGWNSWNHFNCQINEKIIRETADALVSTGLAKLGYTYVNIDDCWAEINRDDKGNLVAKKSTFPSGIKALADYVHSKGLKLGIYSDAGYFTCSKKMPGSLGHEFQDAKTFASWGIDYLKYDNCYNDESKPTVRYPVMTQALMKTGRPIFFSLCEWGDMHPAMWGAKVGNSWRTTNDINDSWESMISRADMNEVYAEFARPGGWNDPDMLEVGNGGMTKDEYIVHFSLWAISKAPLLLGCDVRNVTKETMDIVSNKEVIAVNQDSLGVQAKKVRMEGDLEIWAGPLSGYRVVVVLLNRGPQQHLAITANWDDIGIPPKSVVQARDLWEHKTLERYFVDKLSATVDSHTCKMYVLKPVA